A genomic region of Pyrus communis chromosome 14, drPyrComm1.1, whole genome shotgun sequence contains the following coding sequences:
- the LOC137715891 gene encoding mitochondrial dicarboxylate/tricarboxylate transporter DTC-like — MGDKGTPKSGVWPTVKPFVNGGASGMLATCVIQPIDMIKVRIQLGQGSAAQVTRTMIKEEGFGALYKGLSAGLLRQATYTTARLGSFRILTNKAIEANDGKPLPLYQKALCGLTAGAIGASVGSPADLALIRMQADATLPAAQRRNYTNAFHALYRITADEGVLALWKGAGPTVVRAMALNMGMLASYDQSVEFFKDSLGFGEGATVLGASTVSGFFAAACSLPFDYVKTQIQKMQPDAEGKYPYTGSFDCAMKTLKAGGPLKFYTGFPVYCVRIAPHVMMTWIFLNQIQKLEKNFGL; from the exons ATGGGAGACAAAGGTACGCCCAAATCTGGTGTTTGGCCCACCGTTAAGCCCTTCGTCAATGGCGGAGCCTCTGGTATGCTTGCTACCTGTGTCATCCAGCCGATTGATATGATCAAG GTGAGAATTCAATTGGGTCAGGGATCAGCTGCCCAGGTCACCAGGACCATGATTAAAGAGGAAGGCTTTGGTGCTTTGTATAAG GGACTCTCTGCTGGGCTACTAAGACAAGCTACATATACCACAGCTCGTCTTGGATCATTCAG GATTCTGACAAACAAAGCAATTGAGGCCAATGATGGGAAGCCTCTACCTCTATACCAGAAAGCCTTGTGTGGGCTAACTGCTGGTGCCATTGGAGCATCTGTTGGAAGTCCAGCAGATTTAGCACTCATTCGTATGCAAGCTGATGCTACTTTGCCTGCTGCTCAGCGCCGTAACTACACAAATGCTTTCCATGCTCTATATCGTATTACTGCAGATGAAGGGGTTTTGGCACTTTGGAAAGGTGCAGGTCCTACCGTAGTTAGAGCAATGGCATTGAACATGGGAATGCTTGCCTCTTATGATCAAAGTGTTGAATTTTTTAAGGATTCCCTTGGATTTGGTGAAGGTGCTACTGTCTTGG GTGCCAGCACCGTTTCAGGGTTTTTCGCTGCTGCTTGCAGTTTGCCCTTTGACTATGTGAAAACCCAAATTCAGAAAATGCAGCCTGATGCTGAGGGAAAGTATCCATACACTGGCTCTTTTGATTGTGCCATGAAAACCCTGAAAGCAGGAGGTCCATTGAAATTTTACACTGGGTTTCCTGTATATTGTGTTAGAATTGCCCCCCATGTCATg ATGACATGGATTTTCCTCAACCAGATCCAGAAGTTGGAAAAGAACTTTGGGTTGTAG